In Musa acuminata AAA Group cultivar baxijiao chromosome BXJ3-11, Cavendish_Baxijiao_AAA, whole genome shotgun sequence, one DNA window encodes the following:
- the LOC135652223 gene encoding chloroplast envelope quinone oxidoreductase homolog isoform X1 has translation MVRATSVHPSLSLSISPVSTHQERMAEEKSTMKAIQYRSYGGGAGALKHVEVPIPSPKKNEILLKLEAASINPIDWKIQVGMLRPFLPPKFPFTPVADVAGEVAELGPEVSAFKKGDNVVGMLNFFNGGGLAEFAVAPVGLMVTRPPELSPPEAASLPTAAMTALQALKAAGTKFDATDKPSNILITAASGGVGHYALQLAKHAGHHVTATCGARNIELMKSLGADEVLDYKTPEGAKLWSPSGKKYDAVIHCTTNISWSTFEPNLSTEGKVIDITPTLKTMATSMLKKLTFSKKKLVPLLLSPKSEDMKFLVDMAQEGKLKTIVDSTHPLTKAEEAWAKSMSGHATGKIVVEM, from the exons ATGGTGCGCGCAACGAGCGTCCACCCATCGCTCTCGCTCTCGATTTCTCCGGTCTCTACCCACCAAGAACGCATGGCGGAGGAGAAGAGCACCATGAAGGCCATCCAGTACCGGTCCTACGGCGGTGGCGCCGGCGCCCTCAAG CATGTTGAGGTTCCGATTCCTTCACCAAAGAAAAATGAGATTTTGCTGAAGTTGGAGGCAGCAAGTATAAACCCAATCGATTGGAAAATTCAGGTTGGCATGTTGCGTCCATTTTTGCCACCCAAGTTTCCATTTACACCCG TTGCTGATGTAGCAGGAGAAGTTGCTGAGTTGGGTCCTGAAGTTAGTGCCTTCAAGAAAGGTGACAATGTAGTTGGCATGCTGAACTTTTTT AATGGTGGCGGGCTCGCCGAGTTTGCTGTGGCACCTGTCGGCCTAATGGTGACTAGGCCGCCTGAACTCTCTCCGCCTGAAGCCGCAAGCCTACCAACGGCTGCCATGACTGCTCTCCAGGCACTGAAGGCTGCCGGAACCAAGTTTGATGCCACCGACAAGCCATCTAACATTCTGATCACAGCAGCCTCCGGTGGCGTGGGGCACTACGCGCTGCAGCTCGCCAAGCACGCAGGCCACCATGTCACAGCCACTTGCGGCGCCCGCAACATCGAACTCATGAAGAGTCTGGGCGCGGATGAGGTGCTCGACTACAAGACTCCCGAAGGTGCAAAGCTATGGAGCCCATCAGGCAAGAAGTACGATGCAGTCATCCATTGCACCACCAACATTTCCTGGTCCACTTTCGAGCCTAATCTGAGCACCGAGGGGAAGGTGATCGACATAACTCCCACCCTCAAGACCATGGCTACCTCCATGCTCAAGAAGCTGACCTTTTCGAAGAAGAAGCTGGTGCCGTTGTTACTAAGCCCCAAGTCCGAGGACATGAAGTTTCTGGTGGACATGGCACAGGAAGGTAAGCTCAAGACCATTGTGGATTCGACACATCCGTTGACCAAGGCAGAGGAGGCCTGGGCCAAGAGCATGAGTGGCCACGCCACCGGGAAAATTGTCGTCGAAATGTAG
- the LOC135652223 gene encoding chloroplast envelope quinone oxidoreductase homolog isoform X2: MLRPFLPPKFPFTPVADVAGEVAELGPEVSAFKKGDNVVGMLNFFNGGGLAEFAVAPVGLMVTRPPELSPPEAASLPTAAMTALQALKAAGTKFDATDKPSNILITAASGGVGHYALQLAKHAGHHVTATCGARNIELMKSLGADEVLDYKTPEGAKLWSPSGKKYDAVIHCTTNISWSTFEPNLSTEGKVIDITPTLKTMATSMLKKLTFSKKKLVPLLLSPKSEDMKFLVDMAQEGKLKTIVDSTHPLTKAEEAWAKSMSGHATGKIVVEM, encoded by the exons ATGTTGCGTCCATTTTTGCCACCCAAGTTTCCATTTACACCCG TTGCTGATGTAGCAGGAGAAGTTGCTGAGTTGGGTCCTGAAGTTAGTGCCTTCAAGAAAGGTGACAATGTAGTTGGCATGCTGAACTTTTTT AATGGTGGCGGGCTCGCCGAGTTTGCTGTGGCACCTGTCGGCCTAATGGTGACTAGGCCGCCTGAACTCTCTCCGCCTGAAGCCGCAAGCCTACCAACGGCTGCCATGACTGCTCTCCAGGCACTGAAGGCTGCCGGAACCAAGTTTGATGCCACCGACAAGCCATCTAACATTCTGATCACAGCAGCCTCCGGTGGCGTGGGGCACTACGCGCTGCAGCTCGCCAAGCACGCAGGCCACCATGTCACAGCCACTTGCGGCGCCCGCAACATCGAACTCATGAAGAGTCTGGGCGCGGATGAGGTGCTCGACTACAAGACTCCCGAAGGTGCAAAGCTATGGAGCCCATCAGGCAAGAAGTACGATGCAGTCATCCATTGCACCACCAACATTTCCTGGTCCACTTTCGAGCCTAATCTGAGCACCGAGGGGAAGGTGATCGACATAACTCCCACCCTCAAGACCATGGCTACCTCCATGCTCAAGAAGCTGACCTTTTCGAAGAAGAAGCTGGTGCCGTTGTTACTAAGCCCCAAGTCCGAGGACATGAAGTTTCTGGTGGACATGGCACAGGAAGGTAAGCTCAAGACCATTGTGGATTCGACACATCCGTTGACCAAGGCAGAGGAGGCCTGGGCCAAGAGCATGAGTGGCCACGCCACCGGGAAAATTGTCGTCGAAATGTAG